The Aeromicrobium sp. Leaf245 genome includes a region encoding these proteins:
- a CDS encoding amino acid ABC transporter ATP-binding protein, whose product MLRIEQLRKSFGSTEVLRGIDLVVEPGQVVCLIGASGSGKSTLLRCIDLLETVDDGTVWLADDAGSEQDITDPRVDIDAIRRRIGIVFQAYNLFPHLSVLQNLVLAPTKAAGVSTADARTRALALLDRVGLADKASAYPDSLSGGQQQRVALARALAMDPEVLLLDEITSALDPLLVGEVLDVVRGLRADGIAVVMATHEMSFAREASDVVAFLADGEIVEIGPPEQLFEAPQDPRTAAFLARFRA is encoded by the coding sequence ATGCTGAGGATCGAGCAGCTGCGCAAGTCGTTCGGCTCCACCGAGGTGCTGAGGGGCATCGACCTCGTGGTCGAGCCCGGCCAGGTCGTGTGCCTCATCGGTGCGTCCGGCAGCGGGAAGTCGACGTTGCTGCGGTGCATCGACCTGCTGGAGACCGTCGACGACGGGACCGTCTGGCTGGCCGACGACGCCGGGTCCGAGCAGGACATCACCGATCCCCGCGTCGACATCGACGCGATCCGACGCCGCATCGGCATCGTCTTCCAGGCCTACAACCTCTTCCCGCACCTCAGCGTGCTGCAGAACCTCGTGCTCGCGCCGACGAAGGCGGCGGGCGTGTCGACGGCCGACGCCCGGACGCGGGCCCTCGCGCTGCTCGACCGGGTGGGCCTGGCCGACAAGGCGTCGGCGTACCCGGACTCCTTGTCCGGTGGTCAGCAGCAGCGAGTCGCGCTGGCCCGCGCCCTGGCGATGGATCCCGAGGTGCTGCTGCTCGACGAGATCACGTCGGCGCTCGACCCCCTGCTGGTCGGTGAGGTCCTCGACGTCGTCCGCGGCCTGCGGGCCGACGGCATCGCCGTGGTCATGGCCACGCACGAGATGTCGTTCGCACGCGAGGCGAGCGACGTCGTGGCCTTCCTGGCCGACGGCGAGATCGTCGAGATCGGTCCGCCGGAACAGCTGTTCGAGGCCCCGCAGGACCCGCGCACCGCGGCGTTCCTCGCGCGGTTCCGCGCGTGA
- a CDS encoding amino acid ABC transporter permease, whose protein sequence is MAVDRGRRARAEPVLSTHHQPSERQQARERYRRSRALRRGGVAAGSTLVVLAVVVLVVLNAPGWERVQRTFFDWQDAKDSAGPIAEAFWLNVRLFLVCEVLILVVALVVAVVRVVPSPAMAPLRLIATVYTDVFRGTPTLLVVLLVGFGVPALNLTGLPTSLFWLGVVALTLSYGAYVAEVIRAGILSVHPTQWASGRALGLSYGRTLRHVVLPQALRRQVPPLLNDFVSLQKDTALLSTIGLVEALRQANIISNRDFVFTPLVVSAVLFIAATIVIARVADWLSIRSMRREAGA, encoded by the coding sequence GTGGCTGTCGACCGAGGTCGACGTGCCCGAGCTGAGCCAGTCCTGAGCACCCACCACCAGCCCAGCGAGCGCCAGCAGGCCCGGGAGCGGTACCGCCGCTCCCGGGCGCTGCGTCGCGGGGGCGTCGCGGCGGGGTCCACCCTCGTGGTCCTCGCCGTGGTGGTCCTCGTCGTGCTGAACGCCCCCGGCTGGGAGCGGGTGCAGCGCACCTTCTTCGACTGGCAGGATGCGAAGGACTCCGCCGGACCGATCGCCGAGGCCTTCTGGCTCAACGTGCGGCTGTTCCTCGTGTGCGAGGTGCTGATCCTCGTCGTCGCCCTCGTGGTCGCGGTGGTGCGCGTGGTCCCGTCGCCGGCCATGGCCCCGCTGCGGCTCATCGCCACGGTGTACACCGACGTCTTCCGCGGCACGCCGACTCTGCTGGTGGTGCTGCTCGTGGGCTTCGGCGTCCCGGCGCTCAACCTGACGGGACTGCCGACCAGCCTGTTCTGGCTCGGCGTCGTCGCGCTCACGCTCAGCTACGGCGCCTACGTGGCCGAGGTGATCCGCGCCGGCATCCTGTCGGTCCACCCGACGCAGTGGGCGAGCGGCCGCGCCCTCGGGCTGTCCTACGGGCGCACGCTCCGTCATGTCGTGCTGCCGCAGGCCCTGCGCCGCCAGGTGCCGCCGCTGCTCAACGACTTCGTGTCGCTGCAGAAGGACACCGCCCTGCTGTCGACCATCGGCCTGGTCGAGGCGCTGCGGCAGGCCAACATCATCTCGAACCGCGACTTCGTGTTCACGCCGCTCGTGGTCTCCGCCGTGCTGTTCATCGCGGCGACCATCGTCATCGCGCGGGTCGCCGACTGGCTGTCGATACGCAGCATGCGCAGGGAGGCGGGTGCCTGA
- a CDS encoding ABC transporter substrate-binding protein, whose product MRLTPLPMVAAAAAAATLALATACAPADESDSSDDSAGAVSLDQCQGDDLDLHEAGTLTIATDTPAYEPWFTDDDPTNGKGYEGAVARAVAQKLGFGPDEITWITQGFNEAVKPGDKAFDFDVNQFSITKEREKVVDFSSPYYKAQQGVITLEDSEYADVTRLADLKDAKVGAQVGTTSLEATEQLGLSSDPLVYDDTSKAAQALQNGQVDAIIADVPTAFYLVSAELDGATLVGQFEPRTGESEEFGLLLDKDSPLTPCVSAAVDALADDGTLEKLQTQWLSTEVDVPELSQS is encoded by the coding sequence CGCTGCTGCAGCCACGCTCGCCCTCGCCACCGCCTGTGCCCCCGCCGACGAGTCGGACTCCTCCGACGACTCCGCCGGCGCCGTCTCGCTGGACCAGTGCCAGGGCGACGACCTCGACCTGCACGAGGCCGGAACCCTGACGATCGCCACCGACACCCCCGCGTACGAGCCGTGGTTCACCGACGACGACCCGACGAACGGCAAGGGGTACGAGGGCGCCGTCGCCCGCGCGGTCGCCCAGAAGCTGGGCTTCGGGCCCGACGAGATCACGTGGATCACGCAGGGCTTCAACGAGGCGGTCAAGCCGGGCGACAAGGCGTTCGACTTCGACGTCAACCAGTTCTCGATCACGAAGGAGCGCGAGAAGGTCGTCGACTTCTCCAGCCCGTACTACAAGGCCCAGCAGGGCGTGATCACCCTCGAGGACTCCGAGTACGCCGACGTCACGAGGCTGGCGGACCTGAAGGACGCCAAGGTCGGTGCCCAGGTCGGCACCACGTCGCTCGAGGCCACCGAGCAGCTCGGCCTCTCGTCGGACCCGCTCGTCTACGACGACACCTCCAAGGCCGCGCAGGCGCTGCAGAACGGCCAGGTCGACGCGATCATCGCCGACGTCCCCACCGCGTTCTACCTCGTGTCCGCCGAGCTCGACGGTGCGACGCTCGTCGGCCAGTTCGAGCCGCGCACGGGTGAGTCCGAGGAGTTCGGCCTGCTGCTCGACAAGGACTCGCCGCTGACCCCGTGCGTGAGCGCCGCGGTCGACGCGCTCGCCGACGACGGCACCCTCGAGAAGCTGCAGACGCAGTGGCTGTCGACCGAGGTCGACGTGCCCGAGCTGAGCCAGTCCTGA